The following proteins are co-located in the Deltaproteobacteria bacterium genome:
- a CDS encoding integration host factor subunit alpha, which produces MTKAEIIEQIYEKVGFSKKESAEIVELVFDMMKETLERGEKIKISGFGNFLVRQKRSRVGRNPQTGDAIEISARRVLTFRPSQVLKQALNRAEAPANQ; this is translated from the coding sequence ATGACGAAGGCCGAAATCATCGAACAGATTTACGAAAAGGTCGGGTTTTCGAAGAAAGAGTCGGCGGAAATCGTCGAACTCGTCTTCGACATGATGAAAGAAACGCTCGAGCGGGGCGAAAAAATCAAGATCAGTGGATTCGGCAATTTTTTAGTGCGGCAAAAACGTTCGCGCGTGGGACGTAATCCACAGACCGGTGATGCGATCGAAATTTCGGCACGGCGGGTCTTGACGTTCCGGCCGAGCCAAGTCTTAAAGCAGGCCCTCAATCGTGCCGAGGCACCGGCCAATCAGTGA
- a CDS encoding MerR family transcriptional regulator: MTAARRRTVPNKLYFRIGEVSDIVGVKPYVLRYWETEFSDIRPTKSKSGQRLYKRRDVELLLMIRELLYDERYTIDGAKQRLRELLRGARDGANSEQAELYTAPAPTLPVAAVAASAAAAPMVSIAGDVAVPAAALTASPPEGVIPGTPTRPVVPILGESGGGSAARRTPVAPAARSHPPHEGERSKLLIKLKSDLQGLLQELRT, encoded by the coding sequence ATGACCGCAGCCCGCCGCCGCACCGTCCCCAATAAACTCTATTTTCGCATCGGCGAAGTGAGCGACATCGTCGGCGTGAAGCCGTATGTGTTGCGGTATTGGGAGACGGAGTTCTCCGATATCCGTCCCACCAAATCCAAATCGGGACAGCGGCTCTATAAGCGGCGCGATGTGGAACTCCTATTGATGATTCGTGAGCTGTTGTACGACGAGCGCTATACGATCGACGGCGCAAAGCAGCGGCTGCGCGAATTGCTCCGCGGCGCGCGCGACGGCGCTAACAGCGAACAGGCGGAGTTGTACACCGCACCGGCCCCAACGCTGCCAGTCGCCGCAGTCGCAGCATCGGCAGCGGCGGCGCCAATGGTGTCGATCGCGGGCGATGTGGCGGTTCCCGCAGCGGCCCTGACGGCGTCGCCGCCGGAAGGAGTGATTCCCGGGACTCCGACTCGGCCCGTGGTCCCAATTCTCGGCGAGAGTGGCGGTGGGAGTGCGGCGAGACGCACGCCTGTTGCACCGGCCGCGCGCAGCCATCCGCCTCATGAAGGCGAACGGAGCAAACTGCTGATCAAACTGAAGAGCGATTTACAGGGGTTGCTGCAGGAGCTGCGCACGTAA